Below is a genomic region from Enoplosus armatus isolate fEnoArm2 chromosome 10, fEnoArm2.hap1, whole genome shotgun sequence.
gccttaaaatgtattattggtTGGCGAAATTTAAGCAGTAAATAATGCTCTCtctatcagagagagagagagagagagagagagagagagaggcaaacgCCTCCCTACACCATATGCGCTCCCCCTCCCTTTTCATTTGCTCTACAGACCTCCATACGGGTATTTTACGTCGGCTGCTGACGGAATTATTTCTCTGAGGCTTGTTGAGAGCTGTGAAGACGTAATGACGTATGCAGGCTGCATTGGCTTTCTGTGGCCACAGGAAGGCAACGAAGAGCCTTGTCAACCACAAGggcatgtgcatgcatgcaggtACATACAGACAAGAGAACAGATGGATTAACACAAAGCATTTTGAGTGATTATATAATGATCAGTCATTCAATTATTTATAAGACACTTAGATACGAAGTCATCTATTATCTACAGCTTTTATCCATAATTAATGTATTATATAGTCTACATATTTGTATTGATTATCGTCAAATTCACATAAAAAAGGGGTGTAGGTGATGGGGAGACTGTTTAATGAATAGTATAGTTATATTTTGTATGATACTGTCACAATAACCCGGATAATTTTTCTCTGGCTCATATTTTACGTCACTGTTCTGTAGACGTTTACTGGTGCCACAATTGGTCGAAATGGGTATACTCTGTCCACCAATGACATCCAGAGCTGTACAAAGAGATCTACTCACCGAGTAGCTTCAGCGTCGTAACCATTACAATGTTCTGCACGGGAGGAGAGGGGTGCATATGCAGACACAAAGAATGACTGTCTCTGTTATGTATGAGGGCGCTTCTACTTTGGATCATAGACCTTATATGCTTAATGACTTAAGAAGTTGGGATTGGAGTGAAAATATATGGGATTTATGCAACGTGGAATAATGTGGAACAAATTGCCTGCATGGCAGGTGTTTTTGTGGTGgcatcatttctttctcttgtggAGTACAATAGACGGACAGACTCGCTACAGCATCCCGGAGGAACTGAAACAGGGCTCTGTGGTAGGAAATCTAGCCAAAGATCTGGGTTTGGTTGTATCTGAACTATATCGACGTAAATTGCGGATTACCTCGGAGGCTGGTAAGCAGTATTTTAGTATAGACTTGGGGAGGGGAGAACTGGTGGTGATTGATAGGATAGATAGGGAGGAACTGTGTGGACAAAGACCGTCATGTTTGTTGCCTTTGGAACTAGTTATCGATAACCCCCTTCAGCTGCATAGAGTCGAAATTGAAATACAGGATACAAACGATAATTCTCCTAGTTTTCTTACTAAAGAGAAAGTGGTGAAAATTGCAGAGCTGGTAAATCCAGGCGCGCGATTTCCTTTAGAAAGTGCACAAGATCCAGATGTCGGCACCAATTCTGTACGCTCTTACCTCATaagcaaaaatgacaatttcAAATTGACTGTTAAAAACCACAAGGACGGAAGAAAAATCCCTGAACTGGTTCTGGAAAAACCGCTTGATCGAGAAAAGCTGCCTGTGCACAATCTTATCCTCACCGCTGTAGATGGTGGAGATCCAGTGCGCTCGGGGACATCTGAGATTACAGTTATAGTACTTGATATTAATGATAATGCGCCGCAGTTTGAGAGACAGGTATATGAGGCTAATGTCAGCGAAAAGGCAACACCTGGAACTGAAATATTGCATGTTAAAGCAACAGATTCAGACGAAGGACCAAATGGagaaattgaatatttttttgcagAGCAAACTACGGATCTGATTTTATCATTGTTTGACATAGAAGCTTCTACTGGAGTTATTGTTGTCAAAGGAATTTTAGACCATGAAACAAACTCCTTACATAGATTTGACATAACTGCTAAAGACAAAGGGAATCCTGAGATGGATGGGCATTGTGGCGTCGAAATTAAAGTAGTTGACATTAACGACAACGTTCCTGAAATAATTGTGACGTCTTTAACAACACCTGTTCCAGAAGATTCCGCAATCGGAACAGTTATTGCATTAATAAGTGCAAAAGACCCAGATTCGGGTGACAATGGCAAGGTTACGTTGAGCGTGTCTTCCAAATCCCCCTTTAAGTTAAATCCGTCTGTCTCTAACCATTACTCTTTAGTGACGAATGGGCCACTTGACCGTGAAAACAATGGCCGGTATAGTATCAAAATAAGTGCTACTGATTCTGGAAAACCCCCATTATCGAGTGAGA
It encodes:
- the LOC139291800 gene encoding protocadherin gamma-C5-like, which codes for MWNKLPAWQVFLWWHHFFLLWSTIDGQTRYSIPEELKQGSVVGNLAKDLGLVVSELYRRKLRITSEAGKQYFSIDLGRGELVVIDRIDREELCGQRPSCLLPLELVIDNPLQLHRVEIEIQDTNDNSPSFLTKEKVVKIAELVNPGARFPLESAQDPDVGTNSVRSYLISKNDNFKLTVKNHKDGRKIPELVLEKPLDREKLPVHNLILTAVDGGDPVRSGTSEITVIVLDINDNAPQFERQVYEANVSEKATPGTEILHVKATDSDEGPNGEIEYFFAEQTTDLILSLFDIEASTGVIVVKGILDHETNSLHRFDITAKDKGNPEMDGHCGVEIKVVDINDNVPEIIVTSLTTPVPEDSAIGTVIALISAKDPDSGDNGKVTLSVSSKSPFKLNPSVSNHYSLVTNGPLDRENNGRYSIKISATDSGKPPLSSEKVILVELLDVNDNPPVFSLPSYVVYVKENNAPGNILCSVSATDADSGDNAKISYSMLDSKVQDVSVSSYVYINSDNGSIYSMHSFDYEKLKVFQIQVQAKDQGSPSLSSNATVHVFILDQNDNAPAVIYPSSAALGSLSHQRMPRSAKAGHLVTKVSAVDADSGHNAWISYKLAEATDASLFTVNLYTGEVRTKRAVSEQDDSSQRLLIEIKDDGEPVQSATVTVSILLEDGLHEPILDLRQKAAEPSKKTGRITLYLILSLASVSVLSLLTFLILAVKCIRSSRSSGSCCTRRTDCDDYKNPNRNLQIQLNTDGPIKYVEVLGGDMLSQSQSFRSCLSPMSEYSDFTLIKPSSTTDFKEVISVLDASLPDSTWTFESQQVSKTKCRR